The Aurantiacibacter arachoides genome window below encodes:
- a CDS encoding tyrosine-type recombinase/integrase, protein MPLHTLHGGCYVVVWRDTVPSTPKITKTQVDALSASSNSPTFLWESSVPGFGIKCSAKGVKTYVVKYRTGSGGRSAKQKWLTLGRHGKLTLDQARQLARQALGAVASGNDPQADKMQRRSVCTLAEVWTRYQRDYLTQRKQQTRSEYERLWTKGLEPAFGKRAVESLSRGEVDVFHKRMSETPYQANRLLALLSRLMNLAEVWELRQPGSNPCRHVERFKEKPRSRYLTQSELAKIGSAMDKLLESKTVSVAAICAIKMLLLTGARLNEILSLKWEWIDFDQRIAALPDSKSGAKPVFLNFAAMKMLKEQKGRTQGSPYVFPGAGKTGRMINLSKPWKAVCSEAEVEGVRLHDLRHTMASVAVGQGASLPLIGRLLGHSQAQTTQRYAHVDADPALVASDAVGDAISRSLSPE, encoded by the coding sequence ATGCCCTTGCACACCCTGCACGGTGGTTGCTATGTGGTTGTTTGGAGGGACACTGTGCCATCGACGCCGAAGATCACGAAGACTCAGGTGGACGCTTTGTCGGCGTCTTCAAACTCACCGACTTTTCTATGGGAGTCGAGTGTGCCAGGCTTTGGAATCAAATGTTCCGCAAAAGGCGTGAAGACCTACGTCGTGAAATATCGGACTGGGTCTGGTGGACGATCAGCCAAGCAAAAATGGCTAACTTTGGGTCGGCATGGAAAGCTGACCTTGGACCAAGCACGGCAACTAGCGCGCCAAGCTCTTGGCGCAGTTGCTAGCGGTAATGATCCGCAAGCAGATAAGATGCAGCGACGCAGCGTTTGCACTCTTGCAGAGGTCTGGACTCGCTATCAGCGAGATTACCTCACTCAACGCAAGCAGCAAACACGAAGCGAATACGAGAGGCTATGGACCAAGGGTCTTGAACCAGCTTTCGGCAAACGCGCGGTGGAAAGTCTTTCGCGAGGTGAAGTCGATGTCTTTCACAAAAGAATGTCGGAAACCCCCTATCAAGCTAATCGGCTGCTCGCCCTTCTATCTCGCTTGATGAACCTGGCAGAGGTCTGGGAGCTTAGACAACCCGGTTCTAACCCCTGCAGGCATGTCGAAAGGTTCAAAGAGAAGCCCCGTAGCCGGTACCTGACACAGTCAGAATTGGCGAAGATAGGCTCGGCGATGGATAAGCTTCTTGAAAGCAAAACTGTATCCGTCGCGGCAATTTGCGCGATCAAAATGCTTCTCCTAACCGGCGCTCGGCTCAATGAAATCTTGTCATTGAAGTGGGAATGGATTGATTTCGATCAGCGTATCGCTGCCCTCCCAGACAGTAAGTCGGGTGCGAAGCCCGTCTTTCTCAACTTTGCCGCCATGAAGATGTTGAAGGAGCAAAAAGGCCGCACTCAAGGTTCCCCCTATGTTTTTCCTGGCGCAGGGAAGACGGGGCGCATGATCAATCTCAGCAAACCATGGAAGGCCGTCTGTAGCGAGGCTGAGGTCGAAGGAGTCCGCCTACACGATCTCCGCCACACCATGGCGAGCGTAGCGGTAGGCCAGGGTGCGTCGTTGCCGCTGATTGGACGCCTACTCGGCCACTCACAAGCTCAGACAACACAACGATACGCTCATGTTGACGCCGATCCCGCTTTAGTTGCTTCGGACGCGGTAGGCGACGCAATCAGTCGCTCTCTTTCGCCGGAATAA
- a CDS encoding helix-turn-helix domain-containing protein: MRDDRYKGLLDRLKHRRAELGISQRELGERLHIHRQFVSRVELGERRLDVAEFVDFAQALELDPAALVEELMRTSR, translated from the coding sequence TTGCGGGACGACCGCTACAAGGGCTTGCTCGATCGTCTGAAGCATCGCCGCGCTGAACTCGGGATATCTCAGCGCGAACTGGGCGAGCGCCTACATATCCATCGGCAATTTGTATCGCGTGTCGAGCTCGGTGAGCGCCGCCTCGATGTCGCCGAGTTCGTAGACTTCGCTCAGGCTCTCGAACTTGATCCTGCGGCACTGGTTGAAGAGTTGATGCGAACATCGCGGTGA
- a CDS encoding response regulator, which translates to MRVLYVDDEPDIREIAEMALGLDPQFEVRTAGSGAAALALMDGWVPDVALLDVMMPGMDGPELLTHIRADARFAALPVVFVTARAQRSELQNFATMDAVGVIAKPFDPMTLADRVRELVA; encoded by the coding sequence ATGCGCGTGTTATACGTCGATGACGAGCCCGATATTCGCGAGATCGCGGAGATGGCGCTGGGGCTCGACCCGCAATTCGAGGTGCGCACCGCCGGATCGGGCGCGGCGGCGCTGGCGCTGATGGACGGCTGGGTGCCCGACGTGGCCCTGCTCGACGTGATGATGCCGGGCATGGATGGCCCCGAACTGCTCACGCACATCCGCGCGGACGCTCGCTTCGCCGCGCTGCCGGTGGTCTTCGTCACCGCGCGGGCCCAGCGCAGCGAGTTGCAGAACTTTGCCACGATGGATGCGGTGGGCGTGATCGCCAAGCCGTTCGACCCGATGACGTTGGCGGACCGCGTGCGCGAGCTCGTCGCGTGA
- a CDS encoding ATP-binding protein — protein sequence MNRAILVLALVLVPLSLLWVHLLIRGEFDEVRNLRSAAENTIETRDDLAQLLTLHLDAETGVRGYVLTGDASFLRPYEDAVERRDALFADLRARSTAADRTELDGLKALSDAKLANAQVNMADMRDGRGDVARARIAQGQGKVLMDRIRQSIGLLQAAQTAQLRQVSTAGTGSRNDVERLVTMLLAWVAVLLAFVTLIVGASIRQRRRALERAEHFAERQRAMFDSAVDGMLWLDAEGRVLRMNPSISRMFGYSEAEVVGRHNLMLMRHDYSVADARGWLATVGDAGADGAGRRQEFVGQRADGTTFETEVAISRVSSHNEGELTGHHYIASIRDISHRKRAERLKTEFVSTVSHELRTPLTSIGGSLGLVMGGATGPLDDKTRRLIGIAHDNCDRLIRLINDILDIEKIESGKMEFDIRRMQVGPLVRRTIDAMTGFAQKHDVTIAVSFPPWPLCIMGDPDRLEQLLTNLVSNAIKHSPAGGVVEIACNQQGGTARIEVRDRGAGVPLAFRERIFGKFAQADSSDSRAKGGTGLGLSIAREIASRHSGTIGFADREGGGTVFHVDLPLAKDQSIGVAPGDADLPLVLHLDDDADCLSVVASAFAGSARVVTATTLREARYIAMRQKISAAIIDIGLGSESGLSLLDQIRASDKTLPIVLFTAIDDASHIEEADRLLVKSRASIEELVAATMALIERREREAA from the coding sequence ATGAACCGCGCCATCCTGGTGCTTGCACTGGTCCTCGTCCCGCTGTCGCTGTTGTGGGTGCATCTGCTCATCCGCGGCGAATTCGACGAGGTGCGTAATCTGCGCTCCGCGGCCGAGAACACCATCGAGACGCGCGATGACCTGGCGCAGTTGCTGACCTTGCATCTCGATGCGGAAACGGGCGTGCGCGGTTACGTGCTGACCGGCGATGCCTCGTTCCTCCGGCCTTACGAGGATGCCGTGGAGCGCAGGGATGCGCTGTTCGCGGACCTTCGTGCGCGCTCCACGGCTGCGGATCGGACCGAACTGGATGGCCTAAAGGCGCTTTCCGATGCCAAGCTGGCCAACGCGCAGGTCAACATGGCCGACATGCGCGATGGCCGGGGTGACGTCGCCCGCGCGCGCATCGCCCAAGGGCAGGGCAAGGTGCTGATGGACCGGATCCGGCAGTCGATCGGGCTGCTCCAGGCAGCACAGACCGCGCAGTTGCGCCAGGTCAGCACGGCAGGGACGGGATCGCGCAACGATGTCGAGCGGCTGGTCACCATGCTGCTTGCGTGGGTTGCGGTGCTGCTGGCCTTTGTCACGCTGATCGTGGGCGCATCGATCCGCCAGCGTCGCCGTGCGCTGGAACGGGCGGAACATTTCGCCGAGCGCCAGCGGGCGATGTTCGATAGCGCGGTCGACGGAATGCTGTGGCTGGACGCAGAGGGCAGGGTGCTGCGGATGAACCCCAGCATAAGTCGCATGTTCGGCTACAGCGAAGCGGAGGTGGTGGGCCGGCACAATCTCATGCTCATGCGTCACGACTACTCGGTTGCCGACGCGCGCGGCTGGCTGGCCACGGTCGGCGATGCCGGGGCGGATGGCGCGGGGCGGCGGCAGGAATTCGTCGGCCAGCGTGCCGACGGCACCACGTTCGAAACCGAGGTCGCGATCAGCCGGGTTTCCAGCCATAACGAGGGCGAGCTGACGGGGCACCATTACATCGCCTCCATCCGCGACATTTCCCATCGCAAGCGGGCCGAGCGGTTGAAGACCGAGTTCGTCTCCACCGTCAGCCACGAATTGCGCACGCCGCTGACCTCGATCGGTGGTTCGCTGGGGCTGGTGATGGGCGGCGCGACCGGCCCGCTGGACGACAAGACGCGGCGGCTGATCGGGATCGCCCACGACAACTGCGATCGCCTGATTCGGCTCATCAACGATATCCTCGACATCGAGAAGATCGAATCGGGCAAGATGGAATTCGATATCCGCCGCATGCAGGTGGGGCCGCTGGTGCGCCGCACGATCGATGCGATGACGGGCTTTGCGCAAAAGCACGACGTCACCATCGCAGTCAGCTTTCCGCCGTGGCCGCTGTGTATCATGGGCGATCCCGACCGGCTCGAACAGCTGCTTACCAATCTCGTATCCAACGCCATCAAGCACTCGCCGGCTGGCGGGGTCGTGGAAATCGCCTGCAACCAGCAGGGCGGCACCGCCCGCATCGAGGTGCGCGACCGGGGCGCCGGCGTGCCGCTGGCCTTTCGGGAGCGCATTTTCGGCAAGTTCGCACAGGCGGATTCGTCCGACAGCCGCGCCAAGGGCGGCACGGGCCTTGGCCTGTCGATCGCGCGCGAGATCGCCAGCCGTCACAGCGGCACGATCGGGTTCGCGGACCGCGAGGGCGGCGGCACGGTGTTTCACGTCGATCTGCCGCTGGCCAAGGATCAGTCGATCGGTGTGGCGCCGGGCGATGCCGACCTGCCGCTGGTGCTGCATCTCGACGACGATGCCGATTGCCTGAGCGTGGTCGCCAGCGCCTTTGCCGGCAGCGCGCGGGTGGTGACCGCCACGACGCTGCGCGAGGCGCGCTACATCGCCATGCGGCAGAAGATTTCCGCCGCCATCATCGATATCGGGCTCGGCAGCGAAAGCGGCCTCTCGCTGCTTGACCAGATCCGCGCCAGTGACAAGACGCTGCCCATCGTGCTGTTCACCGCGATCGACGATGCGTCCCATATCGAGGAGGCCGACCGCCTGCTGGTCAAGAGCCGCGCCTCGATCGAGGAACTGGTGGCCGCCACCATGGCACTGATCGAGCGGCGCGAGCGGGAGGCTGCCTGA
- a CDS encoding DUF3768 domain-containing protein has translation MNAVTEALPRAEAIARLNDQLRKEQTGGTIMLTRGVMETPGFNPSELAERLAAYDAFDADNDPHGERDFGDLSLWGTDLLWKVDYYDRGLRFGSDDPADPAVTSRVLTIMLAGEW, from the coding sequence GTGAACGCCGTAACCGAGGCGCTGCCCCGCGCCGAGGCCATCGCCAGGCTCAACGACCAGCTGCGCAAGGAACAGACCGGCGGCACCATCATGCTGACGCGGGGCGTGATGGAGACGCCCGGCTTCAATCCGTCAGAGCTGGCAGAGCGACTTGCAGCCTACGACGCCTTCGATGCCGACAACGATCCGCACGGCGAGCGAGACTTCGGCGACCTCTCGCTTTGGGGCACCGACCTCCTGTGGAAGGTGGATTACTACGACCGTGGCCTGCGATTCGGCTCGGATGACCCAGCTGACCCCGCCGTCACCAGTCGGGTGCTCACCATCATGCTGGCAGGTGAGTGGTGA